The region GTCACCCAGGCCCTCAACTCTCTCCCCAACACCACCGTAGAGGAAGTCCAACTAGGAGCCGCCCGCATAGAAACCCAGGCCACACCCGATCAGATCCAGGCCGCCATGCAAAAAACCGGCTTCCCCACCCACATCGAATCCTAACCACAGCACCTCCGTGTCCTCAGCACTTTCCTCCGTGCCCTCCATGGTTATCTTTTGTCTTTGTCCCGTCAGCCTATGCAAACCCTCACCCTCCCGATAACCGGAATGTCCTGCGCCGCCTGCTCCGCCTACATCGAGCAGACCCTGAACGCCCTACCCGGCGTTGAATCCGCATCCGTGAATCTTCTCGCCAACCAGGCCACCATCACCTCCACCCTCCCACCCGAAGCCCTGATCACCGCCATCCAGGACGCCGGCTACGACGCCACCCTCCCCTCACCCGAACTCGAAGGGGTGCCCCATGTCTCGCCTCTGAGACATGGGTTCCCACAGCTCTCAACCAGAGCGTTCACCGCCCTGACCATCGCCGCCGCTTCCATGCTCCTCAGCATGACGACGCTCCCCGCCACCCCCCTCCGCTACACCCTCCTCGCCCTCACCCTCGTCGTCATGCTCGCCCTGAGCCCAGAAACCTATCGCCGAGCCTTCACCGCAGCGCGCCACCGCACCACCAACATGAGCACCCTCGTCGCCATAGGCACCCTGGCCGCTCTCGCCTGGTCCCTCACCGCCACCATCGCCCCGCAGATCTTCATCACCCACGGTCTGGCCCCCGACGTGTACTACGAAGCAATCGACTTCATCCTCGCCTTCCTCCTCCTCGGCGCATGGCTGGACTCCCGCGCCAAGCTCCGCACCCAGTCCGCCCTCGCCGCCTTCGCCCAGCTCACCCCATCCACCGCCAGAGTCCTGCGCAACAACACCGAGATAGAACTCCCCCTCGCCGCCCTCCACCCCGGCGACCAGATCCTCCTCCTCCCCGGCGAGCGCATCCCCGTCGACGGCACCGTCCTCCTTGGCACCTCCACGGTCGATGAATCCCTCCTCACCGGCGAATCCATCCCCGTCCTCAAATCCCCACAATCCCCCGTCATAGGCGGCACCATCAACCTCGACGGCCCCCTCACCATCGAAGCCACCACCCTCGGCGCAGACTCCGTCCTCTCCCAACTCCGCCGACTCCTCTCAGAGGCCCAGTCCAGCCGAGCCCCCATGCAGAAGCTCGCAGACCGCG is a window of Granulicella tundricola MP5ACTX9 DNA encoding:
- a CDS encoding heavy-metal-associated domain-containing protein translates to MTTLRIENMHCAACIRRVTQALNSLPNTTVEEVQLGAARIETQATPDQIQAAMQKTGFPTHIES